One part of the Nitrospinota bacterium genome encodes these proteins:
- a CDS encoding SDR family NAD(P)-dependent oxidoreductase: MTGAQAGGHPEYSGKVAVTGMALRMPGANTPAEFWANICDGKDCITAFSREALIQAGVKPAIVDNPDYVRSKGIIDAVEMFDAAFFGYSPREAELMDPQGRIFLECAWEAMEDAGYAPGSFHGAAGVFAGAGMNTYLASNVYPCADLSETSAMYLAMTGNSNDFLATRVCYAMNFTGPGVTVQTACSTSLVAAHMACQSLLGMECDMALAGGVAIRTPYIAGYMYQEGMILSPDGKCRAFDAKAKGTVPGSGAGVVVLKRLEDAIADGDRIYAVISGSAINNDGSAKAGYTAPGVEGQSSVIREAHAVAGIEPSSITYVETHGTGTTVGDPIEISALNIAFGAGAGKRGCAIGSVKSNIGHLDAAAGVAGLIKTALALHNRKIPPSAHFNTPNPAIDFSSGPFYMNTSLCGWISANGAPRRAGVSSFGVGGTNAHMVLEEAPQGAVSGPSRPLQVITVSARSSEALARACSNLADRFRDEPSISLPDAAYTQAAGRKIFGHRRALVCGSAMEAADALEQAANGPGVESVDDADIPIVLMFPGQGAQHVDMGRKLYEAEPVFREAMDRCFAILKKTAGFDLRGVMHPERATPEAAELINKTEYAQPALFATGYALAELWAEWGAKPSAMIGHSVGEYVAACIAGVFPLEEALPLVAGRGRLMGSMEPGAMAAVMAGEDAARAGLMDGLSIAAVNAPEACVVSGPEKSVKAYMDAAARDGLACAPLHVSHAFHSAMMEPAAAPLCDLAGKLKLNAPTIPFVSNVTGGWITPAQAQDPGYWGTHLMKTVMFGGGIATIAGKLKNAVFIDAGAGRTLCSLAARNIGPAAGFAIIPSMPHPKDGKDGHRFILEALAKVWQAGGGVDWTGFYKGEKRQRIALPTYPFERKRHWLEPAGRGGDAKSGRADISKWLYAPSWTPSLPPVIGNERAPELCVVFGAAGLGEDLIKNFSAAGRKTIFVTTGDGYAENAGGSYTVNPASKDDYVKLFSRIQPDGGILVAHTWLAEETDGEEADLKLGYYSLLGIVQALDETGIIGRASVCVVTRGVFDVTGKEDIHPARAAVLGPILSAPREYPGLTTRCVDIGGVRPDVESIAREILHGHGQVAAIRDGRGWTQGLSPVPLSSKSIQPLREGGVYVITGGLGAIGHALAVRMAKTARVKLALIVRSPLPPREQWAAYSDGHPLGDPVSLKIARAMEIEKLAERTLVIAADMGDEKVVADALAKVEKYLGAVNGVVHCAGETGEISLKTLSQTDFQISEANFAPKGRGALAIEKALRGKNPDFCVLMSSLASMTGGVGFTAYSAANAYMDAVAVKAGRESAARWITINWDGWRHSAGKVLGGIGNAEAESLLISPDEGVYLFFKIVADPWSARMVVSVVNLAERDEIIGGMRKRAFTHTAVAQNGNGRKTATHPPRNEVEKSLALMWTNLLGVETVGIHDDFFEMGGHSLLATQIISRVKKEFGVECPQSAIFQYPTVARLAGTISGMQLAEKLAGVETGDPPAAREEMEL, encoded by the coding sequence ATGACAGGGGCGCAAGCGGGAGGACATCCGGAATACTCCGGAAAGGTTGCGGTGACAGGCATGGCGCTTCGCATGCCCGGGGCCAATACTCCGGCGGAGTTCTGGGCGAACATCTGCGACGGGAAGGACTGCATAACGGCATTCAGCCGGGAGGCGCTTATCCAAGCGGGGGTCAAGCCCGCGATAGTGGACAATCCGGACTACGTCCGCTCCAAAGGGATTATTGATGCGGTCGAAATGTTCGACGCGGCCTTTTTCGGATATTCCCCCCGCGAGGCGGAGCTTATGGACCCGCAGGGGAGGATATTCCTGGAATGCGCGTGGGAAGCGATGGAAGACGCCGGATACGCCCCCGGCTCGTTCCATGGCGCGGCGGGCGTCTTCGCCGGGGCGGGGATGAACACATACCTTGCCAGCAACGTATATCCGTGCGCGGACCTTTCGGAAACTTCGGCCATGTACCTTGCCATGACCGGCAACTCAAACGACTTTCTGGCCACCCGGGTCTGCTACGCCATGAACTTCACCGGGCCGGGAGTCACCGTGCAGACCGCATGCTCCACGTCGCTTGTGGCGGCGCACATGGCCTGCCAGAGCCTTTTGGGAATGGAGTGCGACATGGCGCTGGCCGGCGGCGTGGCGATAAGGACTCCGTACATCGCCGGGTACATGTACCAGGAGGGGATGATCCTCTCCCCGGACGGCAAATGCCGCGCCTTCGACGCGAAGGCCAAAGGGACCGTGCCTGGCTCCGGCGCCGGGGTGGTGGTCTTAAAAAGGCTGGAGGACGCCATAGCGGATGGCGACCGGATATACGCTGTGATATCAGGCTCCGCCATAAACAACGACGGATCGGCAAAGGCGGGCTACACGGCGCCGGGGGTGGAGGGGCAGTCCTCCGTTATCCGGGAGGCGCACGCCGTGGCGGGGATCGAGCCTTCGTCCATTACATATGTGGAGACCCACGGGACAGGGACGACGGTGGGAGACCCGATAGAGATATCGGCCCTGAACATTGCCTTCGGCGCTGGCGCCGGCAAAAGGGGATGCGCCATAGGGTCGGTGAAATCGAACATCGGCCATCTGGACGCGGCGGCGGGAGTGGCCGGGCTTATAAAGACGGCGCTGGCGCTTCACAACAGGAAAATCCCCCCCAGCGCGCATTTTAATACGCCGAACCCGGCCATAGATTTTTCCTCCGGGCCGTTCTACATGAACACTTCACTTTGCGGCTGGATTTCAGCAAACGGCGCTCCAAGGCGCGCCGGAGTGAGCTCATTTGGCGTTGGGGGGACCAACGCCCACATGGTATTGGAGGAGGCGCCGCAAGGGGCCGTTTCAGGCCCTTCACGGCCATTGCAGGTGATCACCGTGTCCGCCCGGAGTTCCGAGGCCCTTGCCCGGGCATGTTCAAACCTTGCGGACAGGTTCCGCGATGAACCTTCAATCTCGCTTCCGGACGCGGCGTACACGCAGGCCGCCGGCCGCAAGATTTTTGGGCACAGGAGGGCGTTGGTGTGCGGATCGGCGATGGAAGCTGCGGACGCGCTTGAACAGGCCGCAAACGGGCCGGGGGTGGAATCCGTTGATGACGCAGACATACCGATAGTCCTGATGTTCCCCGGCCAGGGGGCGCAGCATGTGGACATGGGGCGCAAGCTGTACGAAGCGGAGCCTGTTTTCCGGGAGGCGATGGACCGGTGCTTTGCGATACTGAAAAAAACGGCGGGGTTCGATCTGCGCGGCGTCATGCATCCGGAACGGGCGACACCGGAAGCGGCGGAGCTTATCAACAAAACGGAATACGCACAGCCCGCCCTTTTCGCCACTGGATACGCTCTCGCGGAATTGTGGGCCGAATGGGGCGCAAAGCCTTCGGCGATGATCGGCCACAGCGTGGGCGAGTACGTGGCGGCATGTATCGCCGGAGTGTTCCCGCTGGAAGAGGCGCTGCCGCTTGTGGCCGGACGCGGCAGGCTGATGGGGAGCATGGAGCCGGGGGCTATGGCGGCGGTGATGGCCGGGGAAGATGCGGCGCGCGCCGGGCTTATGGACGGACTTTCCATTGCGGCGGTGAACGCTCCGGAGGCCTGTGTGGTGTCCGGGCCGGAGAAGTCGGTGAAAGCTTATATGGATGCCGCCGCGAGGGACGGACTTGCATGCGCTCCGCTCCACGTGTCCCACGCATTCCATTCGGCGATGATGGAGCCAGCCGCGGCGCCTCTTTGCGATCTGGCCGGAAAGCTGAAACTTAACGCGCCAACTATTCCATTCGTATCCAACGTCACCGGCGGTTGGATCACCCCGGCCCAGGCGCAAGACCCCGGATACTGGGGGACGCATCTTATGAAGACCGTGATGTTCGGCGGCGGGATCGCCACAATCGCCGGCAAATTAAAAAACGCCGTTTTCATCGATGCGGGGGCTGGCCGGACGCTTTGCTCCCTTGCGGCCAGGAACATCGGACCTGCCGCCGGATTTGCCATTATCCCTTCCATGCCCCATCCGAAGGACGGAAAGGATGGCCACAGGTTCATTCTCGAAGCGCTCGCAAAAGTGTGGCAGGCGGGGGGCGGGGTGGACTGGACCGGTTTTTACAAGGGAGAAAAAAGACAAAGGATCGCGCTCCCCACATATCCGTTCGAACGCAAGCGGCACTGGCTCGAACCTGCCGGGCGCGGCGGTGATGCGAAAAGCGGCCGGGCCGATATATCAAAATGGCTTTACGCCCCGTCGTGGACCCCATCTTTGCCGCCCGTCATCGGAAATGAACGTGCGCCGGAGCTTTGCGTTGTTTTCGGCGCCGCCGGATTGGGCGAGGATTTAATAAAGAATTTTAGCGCCGCAGGCCGCAAGACAATCTTCGTTACAACCGGCGATGGTTATGCGGAAAACGCCGGCGGATCATACACGGTCAATCCAGCGTCCAAAGATGATTACGTAAAACTGTTTTCGAGAATCCAGCCGGACGGCGGGATTCTCGTCGCGCACACGTGGCTTGCCGAAGAGACAGACGGTGAGGAAGCTGATTTAAAGCTTGGCTACTACAGCCTTCTTGGCATCGTCCAGGCGCTGGACGAAACCGGAATTATTGGGCGCGCATCCGTGTGCGTTGTGACGCGCGGAGTTTTCGATGTGACCGGTAAAGAAGACATCCACCCCGCCCGTGCGGCGGTATTAGGCCCGATTTTGAGCGCCCCCAGGGAATATCCCGGACTGACCACCAGATGCGTGGACATCGGCGGCGTGAGACCAGATGTTGAAAGTATCGCGCGCGAAATCCTCCACGGGCATGGGCAAGTGGCGGCCATACGGGATGGAAGAGGCTGGACGCAAGGATTATCCCCGGTTCCGCTTTCATCAAAATCAATCCAACCTCTCCGGGAAGGCGGGGTGTATGTGATAACCGGAGGGCTGGGGGCCATCGGCCATGCGCTGGCTGTGCGGATGGCCAAAACAGCGCGGGTGAAGCTGGCGCTTATCGTCCGCTCGCCGCTGCCGCCGAGGGAACAATGGGCTGCTTATTCGGACGGTCATCCACTGGGCGATCCTGTATCGCTAAAAATCGCCAGGGCGATGGAGATTGAAAAACTGGCGGAGCGGACGCTTGTGATCGCGGCGGACATGGGGGATGAAAAGGTTGTTGCCGATGCGTTGGCCAAAGTGGAAAAATATCTGGGCGCGGTCAACGGGGTGGTCCATTGCGCCGGGGAGACCGGTGAGATATCGCTTAAGACCCTAAGCCAGACAGATTTTCAGATCAGCGAGGCCAACTTCGCCCCAAAGGGGCGCGGTGCGTTGGCCATAGAAAAAGCGTTGCGGGGCAAGAATCCCGATTTTTGCGTGTTGATGTCGTCATTGGCCTCCATGACAGGCGGCGTGGGCTTTACCGCGTACTCGGCGGCGAACGCATATATGGACGCGGTGGCTGTGAAGGCCGGCCGCGAATCGGCCGCGCGGTGGATCACGATCAACTGGGACGGCTGGCGCCATTCCGCCGGAAAAGTGTTGGGTGGAATCGGAAACGCCGAGGCGGAGAGCCTTTTGATATCGCCGGACGAAGGAGTGTATCTGTTTTTTAAAATAGTGGCCGATCCCTGGTCTGCAAGGATGGTGGTGTCCGTTGTCAATCTGGCGGAAAGGGACGAAATAATTGGCGGGATGCGAAAGCGTGCCTTCACGCACACTGCCGTGGCGCAAAACGGGAATGGCCGCAAAACCGCAACGCATCCGCCACGCAACGAGGTGGAAAAAAGCCTGGCACTGATGTGGACGAACCTTCTGGGAGTGGAGACGGTGGGGATCCACGACGATTTTTTCGAGATGGGAGGCCATTCGCTGCTGGCCACTCAGATCATATCAAGGGTAAAAAAGGAATTTGGCGTGGAATGCCCGCAGTCGGCCATTTTCCAGTACCCAACAGTGGCCAGGCTGGCCGGGACGATAAGCGGAATGCAACTGGCGGAGAAGCTTGCCGGAGTTGAAACCGGCGATCCGCCTGCCGCCAGGGAAGAGATGGAACTGTGA
- a CDS encoding amino acid adenylation domain-containing protein, with product MSVKELLEKLGGLDVRVRADGGRLKISAPEGTLTEMLRGEIAGRKGEIIAFLAEAAGTRKSSSIVRVPREGRIPLSSAQRRLWFMDRMEGPGAAYNMPAAFKLTGRFDEAAFFKAVDAIVMRHETLRTAFPSEDGEPYQNIQGASRAPVAYDDLTALPHEEREAKALRSIKELTARPFDLSEGPLLRTHLIRTGEDERYLAFSISHIVSDGWSAGVFTREIEWLYEEHLCGRGAGLPELEVQYADYSAWERVELAEGKLMRQVEYWRETLAGAPPSLNLPADKARPAIQSSRGRTIGFAIGDDVRASLARISARSGSTMFMTLAAAYAVTMGRLSGQESVVIGVPAANRNTPELEGMIGLFANTLPLWIKLDGNPSFTTLLERARLAAIGMFENSEAPFESLVAALNPERDLSRNPIAQTLFALHKSPRHSMFPELNFPGVKSDTVEIENEHVRYDVETHMWETGGGIGGLLMYNTGIFNESTARRLAARYVMLAESIAADPEKRIYDYGLLTAEEITLVSDWGGTVSANPAGTVHGLFEKIAEQKPDAAAVISGDETVNYAQLNSRADALAVRLAAAGAGRGAAVGIFMERGAGMVAALLGALKSGAAYVPVDPSYPKERVEFMLADSGIRAVVTSAALASSLPAGDFSVVTMEGLSGAVAAEEDRPAEKISSDDLAYIIYTSGSTGKPKGVMVTHSNVVNFLSSMAEAPGISPEETALAVTTISFDIAALEIFLPLTSGARVVIASTGQARDAASLMALMEKHSVTFAQATPSTWRMLIEAGWNGGTGLKVLCGGEALSTELAAKLRARSGALWNMYGPTETTIWSSIYRVTDADMEGGVATQPVGKPIANTVMRILDAVLKPVPIGAAGELYIGGAGVAAGYKNRPELTAERFIPDPSGATGAKLYRTGDLARYLPSGDIEYLGRSDFQVKFRGHRIELGEVESAVASAPGVARAVVVVREDAPGDKRLVAYVTPSKAEHAEDAIKVAVKAKLPDYMAPSVYVFMDDLPLTPNGKVDRKALPAPRNKHRAPSADARPANDLERDMAAIWGRLLQKEDVSVTDNLFDIGAHSFLIVKAQAVIEKELGIRMETIEMFRNPTIRLLARRLGEASPGTATCATLDHSSTAEKSRGAIARQRALMKKIRGANG from the coding sequence GTGAGCGTAAAAGAGCTTTTGGAAAAACTCGGCGGGCTGGACGTGCGAGTGCGCGCGGACGGCGGCAGGCTTAAGATAAGCGCGCCGGAAGGGACGCTCACGGAAATGCTGCGCGGGGAGATCGCCGGACGCAAGGGGGAGATAATCGCCTTTCTGGCGGAAGCGGCGGGAACCCGCAAGAGCTCCAGTATCGTCCGCGTCCCACGCGAGGGCCGGATTCCGCTCTCCTCGGCGCAAAGACGGCTGTGGTTCATGGACAGGATGGAGGGGCCCGGCGCGGCGTACAACATGCCAGCGGCCTTTAAGCTGACCGGCCGGTTTGACGAAGCGGCGTTTTTCAAGGCGGTGGACGCGATAGTAATGCGCCATGAGACGTTAAGGACGGCGTTCCCATCGGAAGACGGCGAGCCGTACCAGAATATTCAGGGCGCGAGCAGGGCTCCTGTGGCATATGACGATCTTACGGCGCTGCCGCATGAAGAGCGGGAGGCGAAAGCATTGCGCTCGATAAAAGAACTGACCGCAAGGCCTTTTGACCTTTCCGAGGGGCCGCTTCTGCGGACACACCTGATTAGGACAGGCGAGGATGAAAGATACCTGGCCTTTTCGATAAGCCATATCGTTTCCGACGGATGGTCGGCCGGGGTCTTCACGCGGGAGATTGAATGGCTGTACGAAGAGCATCTTTGCGGACGCGGCGCCGGGCTGCCGGAGCTTGAGGTCCAATATGCCGATTATTCGGCGTGGGAACGCGTGGAACTCGCGGAAGGAAAACTCATGCGGCAGGTGGAGTATTGGCGCGAGACCCTTGCAGGAGCCCCGCCGTCGCTAAACCTTCCGGCGGACAAGGCGCGGCCGGCCATTCAAAGCTCGCGCGGCAGGACCATTGGCTTTGCGATAGGGGACGATGTACGCGCAAGCCTGGCGAGGATATCCGCCCGGAGCGGCTCCACGATGTTCATGACCCTGGCGGCGGCATACGCCGTCACGATGGGCCGTCTTTCAGGGCAGGAGAGCGTGGTGATCGGCGTTCCCGCGGCGAACCGGAACACGCCGGAGTTGGAGGGGATGATCGGCCTTTTCGCCAACACACTTCCGTTATGGATAAAACTGGACGGCAATCCGTCTTTCACAACTCTGTTGGAACGCGCCAGGCTTGCCGCCATCGGGATGTTTGAGAACAGCGAAGCTCCTTTTGAAAGCCTGGTTGCCGCGTTGAATCCGGAAAGGGATTTGAGCCGCAACCCGATAGCCCAGACCCTTTTCGCCCTGCACAAGTCGCCCCGGCACTCCATGTTTCCGGAGCTTAATTTCCCAGGCGTGAAATCGGACACTGTGGAGATCGAAAACGAGCATGTGCGGTACGACGTGGAAACGCACATGTGGGAGACCGGCGGCGGGATAGGCGGGCTTCTTATGTACAACACGGGCATTTTTAATGAATCCACCGCACGGAGGCTGGCGGCCCGATACGTAATGCTGGCCGAATCAATAGCCGCCGATCCGGAGAAGCGGATATACGACTACGGCCTGCTGACGGCTGAGGAGATAACGCTTGTCTCGGATTGGGGAGGGACTGTGTCCGCCAATCCCGCGGGGACTGTCCATGGACTGTTTGAAAAAATCGCGGAGCAAAAGCCGGACGCGGCGGCGGTGATATCAGGCGATGAGACAGTCAACTATGCTCAACTAAATAGCCGGGCCGATGCGCTGGCCGTAAGGTTGGCCGCCGCTGGCGCGGGGCGCGGGGCGGCCGTTGGGATATTCATGGAGCGCGGGGCCGGTATGGTGGCGGCGCTTTTGGGCGCGCTGAAATCCGGCGCGGCTTATGTGCCGGTGGACCCGTCGTACCCGAAAGAGCGGGTGGAGTTCATGCTCGCCGATTCGGGGATCCGCGCCGTGGTCACGAGCGCCGCGCTGGCCTCTTCACTTCCAGCCGGTGATTTTAGCGTTGTGACGATGGAAGGATTGTCCGGCGCCGTGGCGGCCGAAGAGGATCGCCCCGCTGAAAAAATATCGTCCGATGATCTGGCGTATATCATCTACACCTCCGGTTCCACAGGCAAGCCCAAGGGAGTGATGGTGACACACTCCAACGTGGTCAACTTCCTTTCGTCCATGGCCGAGGCGCCGGGGATATCGCCGGAGGAGACGGCTCTTGCGGTCACAACAATATCCTTTGATATCGCGGCGCTGGAGATATTCCTGCCGCTTACATCCGGAGCCCGGGTGGTGATCGCCTCCACCGGGCAGGCGCGGGACGCGGCCAGCCTCATGGCGCTGATGGAAAAACATTCCGTCACCTTCGCCCAGGCCACGCCGTCCACATGGCGGATGCTCATCGAGGCCGGATGGAACGGCGGGACAGGCCTTAAAGTCCTTTGCGGAGGCGAGGCCCTTTCAACGGAGCTTGCGGCGAAGCTTCGCGCGCGATCGGGCGCGTTATGGAACATGTACGGACCGACAGAGACCACAATCTGGTCATCCATATATCGCGTGACGGATGCGGACATGGAAGGGGGCGTTGCCACACAACCTGTCGGCAAACCAATCGCCAACACGGTCATGCGGATTCTCGACGCCGTCCTCAAGCCTGTTCCCATCGGCGCGGCAGGTGAACTTTACATCGGGGGGGCTGGAGTGGCGGCCGGGTACAAAAACAGGCCGGAGCTCACCGCCGAGCGGTTCATACCTGATCCATCCGGCGCCACTGGGGCAAAGTTGTACAGAACCGGCGACCTGGCCCGCTACCTCCCCTCCGGGGATATTGAGTATCTGGGCCGCAGTGATTTTCAGGTGAAATTCCGGGGACACAGGATCGAGCTTGGCGAGGTGGAATCGGCAGTGGCCTCCGCCCCGGGGGTGGCGCGGGCAGTGGTTGTTGTGCGCGAGGATGCGCCGGGGGACAAGAGATTGGTGGCGTATGTCACCCCAAGCAAAGCTGAACACGCCGAGGACGCTATAAAGGTGGCCGTGAAAGCGAAGCTGCCAGACTACATGGCGCCATCGGTTTATGTTTTCATGGACGATCTGCCGCTAACGCCAAACGGCAAGGTGGACCGCAAGGCGCTTCCCGCGCCGCGGAATAAACATCGCGCCCCTTCGGCGGATGCTCGCCCGGCCAACGATCTGGAGCGGGACATGGCCGCCATATGGGGCAGGCTGCTGCAAAAGGAAGACGTGAGCGTAACAGACAACCTTTTTGACATCGGAGCGCACTCGTTCTTGATCGTGAAGGCCCAGGCGGTGATAGAAAAAGAACTGGGGATCAGAATGGAGACGATAGAGATGTTCCGCAACCCCACCATCCGCTTGCTGGCAAGGCGGCTTGGCGAAGCTTCACCGGGAACGGCCACTTGCGCCACCTTGGATCATTCGTCCACGGCGGAAAAGAGCAGGGGTGCCATTGCAAGGCAACGGGCGTTGATGAAAAAAATAAGAGGAGCCAATGGCTGA